The Hemibagrus wyckioides isolate EC202008001 linkage group LG26, SWU_Hwy_1.0, whole genome shotgun sequence DNA window GGCTTATAATAACAGAGCCtgtaatatttctaatatataaGGAAGagtacccccccacacacacgttttattttatttcattttatgtagTTCATCTTGATAGTTATATGTTCAAATCTCAATATGGGTTTAATGTACAAAATCTGGTTGGTGCAAATGCATAAAACTGCTTCATTGGCTGTGATCCAGGCACAagaagctacactatattgccaaaagtattcgctcacccatccaaataatgagatttaggtgttccaatcacttccatggccacgggtgtataaaatcaatcatctaggcatgcagactgtttttacaaacatttgtgaaagaatgggtcgctctcaggagctcagtgaatttcagcgtggaactgtgataggatgccacctgtgcaacaaatccagtcgtgaaatttcctcgctcctaaatattccacagtcaactgtcagctgtattataagaacgtggacgtgtttgggaacgacagcaactcagccacgaagtggtaggccacgtaaactgacggagcggggtcagcggatgctgaggcgcatagtgcgaactttctgcagagtcaatcgctgcagacctccaaacttcatgtggccttcagattagctcaagaacagtgcgcagagagcttcatggaatgggtttccatggccgagcagctgcatccaagccatacatcaccaagtgcaatgcaaagcgtcggatgcagtggtgtaaagcacgccgccactggactctagagcagtggagacgcgttctctggagggacgaatcgcgcttctccatctggcaatctgatggacgagtctgggtttggcggttgccaggagaacggtacttgtctgacagcattgtgccaagtgtaaagtttggtggaggggggattatggtgtggggttgtttttcaggagctgggcttggccccttagttccagtgaaaggaactctgaatgcttcagcataccaagacattttggacaattccatgctcccaactttgtgggaacagtttggagctggccccttcctcttccaacatgactgtgcaccagtgaccaaagcaaggtccataaagacatggatgacagagtctggtgtggaggaacttgactggcctgcacagagtcctgacctcaacccaatagaacacctttgggatgaattagagcggagactgagagccaggccttctcgtccaacatcagtgtgtgacctcacaaatgcgcttctggaagaatggtcaaaaattcccataaacacactcctaaaccttgtggacagccttcccagaagagttgaagctgttatagctgcaaagggtggaccgacgtcatattgaaccctatggattaggaatgggatgtcacttaagttcatttgcgagtcaaggcaggtgagcgaatacttttggcaatatagtgtatgttattgtAGCAACCTAACTTGCTACAACTTGCTACAATAACAGGGCTCTAGCAGAAGAAATGTGCAAGCAAGGATGAGAAACAGAAGAATAAGTTAGTAAAAAGTTAGTGTATGTATGACGAGTTTCGTGTATGCTGCGAACAAGTGCTTCTGTGATGTATGCAAGCAAAAGTGAAAAAGATTAAACGAACCCATTAAATTATGCACGCCTGGAACTTAATTTATTGGCATGCAACATACACAAATTGTAATGTAACTGCACATAGCAAATTGGACTGCTTTCTATTTCAGTAAAAGTGGCAGGTTTCTCTTCACATTGCTCAGTTGCTCAGCTTTCTGGCAGGAGAGATGGTTCCTCCTCTCATTAAGAACATGAGATGCTGCACTGAAtagtctctcactctctgtgctGGTACTTGGGGCAGATAAATACCTGCGTGCCATCCGTGCAAGCGATGGAAAGCGTTCTTTATTAATGCGCCAGAAGTCAAGGGGATTATCGCTTCTGGCAATGGCTGGTTCAGCTAGATAAGTGTCCAGTTCTGATGTAGCTGTGACACTGCTGCGGTACGGAGCGCTTTCCTGTGGAATCTCCTCAAACATATCAGAAAGCGAGGGAGTGCGCGACTCGTCACTTGCACACGACTGTTTCTCTGGCACACTTTGCTCTGCGCTGCGCGTTGACCATAATTCACCAGATGCTTCAATCACCTCCAGCTCCTCCTGTGTCATTTCCCGAGCATGCTGCTTTTTCTCCGCGTCAAAGTAATGTTCTTTAAATCGTGGATCAAGTACTGTTGCAATGCAGTACAGGGGGTTAGAGTCAATGTCTTTAAAGTGTAAGCAAACAGCATCCAGCAGTGGTTTTTTAGCGGTTTTTATACCATGATcagtttctgcttcttttcCGAGCAGACGCTTCAATTCTGCGATCAAGGGAATAACTTCAGCAATGGACGCATTAGCTGAGCTTATTTCCTTAGATAAATGCTCGAAGGAAGCCAGTAAAGAGACAAACTTTTCCAATAACATCCACTGATGTGCAAAGATGCCGGCAGATCGTAATCTGTCATGTATGCAGCTAGGACTCGCTTTTGTTCAAGCAGACTTTGCAGCATATAGTACATACTATTCCAGCGAGTAGCTACATCTTGCTGCAGTCTTTTGGGTTGCATTCCTTGCTGTATTTGCACATCTTGTAATCTTGAATTAGCAAGCGGAGAATGCTTAAAGTGTCCCACAATTTTCCTCCCTGTTGCTGTTATTTCTGATATGCTGCACTGACTAAGTACTCCCTCATTCACAGCCAACCGCAGCGTATGTGCCATGCACGGTATGCTATTGAATCCACTGTCTTCCATAGCCTTTGCCATGTTCCGTGCATTATGTCTTACAATCAGATGCACTTTAGACTTGTTGATGTGCCAAGTGTCAAGCATGGGTGCAAAAGCATCAGATATCGCTGCTCCTGTGTGTGACCCAACAAACTCACGTGCGTGAAGCAGAATGTTTTGCCATTTAAAATCTGAATTTATCCATTGTGCTGTTAAGCTAAGCATGCTAGTTGGGCTTGTGTTTGAGCTCCAAATGTCTGTGATAAAACTTAAAGCTGGAATTTCAGTGGTCATGAGCTCGTGGACATGTTTTGCAACACGGTCAAACATTTCAGGCAGACAGGTCCAATGTCCTCCACAACAGAAAATGGCTGGTCATCTAGCGCAATGAATTCCATTATTTTCTCTGTAATTCCACATGTTTTGGAACTATCATTTGCAAATTTCTTAAACTTTTCAAAGACTGTGGCAACTGATGGTGTTGATGAGCTCGTGGGGGTACTTTTAAGCAATGTACTCTGTTTGCTGTACTCTGCGTACTGAATTGGATGCCGTGTTTTCAGGTGGTGAATCAAACCTGTAGTGGAAAAGTGATTCGGCACCATGCCCCCTCTTGAAACTTTCACCAAACAGACACTGCACATTGCAAATTTGTTCTGTGTAATTATATTTTGTACACTAGAACCAGTACAGGTATCATTACTACTAACAGATaattatgaataatttattcAACTTTAACAGCCATACTTATAGCTATAATTACatagagattattattattatttttatatgaataatTTGTTTGTAAAATCATATCAATTAACCTCACTTTAAACAAAGTATTTCaaaatttttcaaaatgttgaaatattatatatgaatttttttaaagaattttatttaatgcttatggactgttattatatatttaatttataatgcTTGAAATGTGCTATATTAATATAGGTATattcttatattattattattacagaatcAAGTCATGCTGCTGTTGGTGATGTTAGCGTTGTCCTCGCTGGTCCACTCAGCTTCTATCCTTAACATGTCCCAGCCACTGGACTGTGAAGATGTTTACAATTTCAAGATAAGCGTAATGAAGAATGCCTCTGTTCCCAGTGGAGTGTACACCATTTACCCAGTGTCACCAAACACCAGAGAAGAACAGGCAATGGAGTATTTAAACCCCGGAAGTGGTATGTTTATTGATAATGGAAAACGGGTGGAAAGAGGGAGAGTGGAGAATACTCAGCCTGGAGCTGGAGGGAGATGATGCCGTGCACGGAGGTGAGTGGAGTAATcgtggaggaggagaagaagaagaaggaggaggaggaggagaaggaagtaGCGGTAGCTATGGTGCTAATGCTAACAAACGTCCACAGGATATGGTGTCGGTGTCTAAACTAGACCAGACAGGGAAGAAGTGGAGAGAGTGTTCTTAAATAGGGCAGTGGGAGTGAGAAACTAATGAGGTGCAGGTGAACTCAATCAGTATTCGGGAGAGTGAGTGCGCTGGTCAGGTCCGGCGTGCCTGTGACACCCAGCAGGGTCTAATAAACCTGTGAAGGTGTACTGTGATATGGGCTGCCTGGAAAACGGTAGCCAACCAAATGAAAAGTGGACCTGAGTGAGAACATTGTAATGGTCAATAAACGTGAAATCTACTAATTGTAATGTACATCATGCTGTATAATCCACCAACCAGGTGATTCAGAGGAGAATCAACGGCAGTGTGAGTTTCTATCTGCCATGGGCGCAGTATAAGGAAGGGTTTGGTGATCCTGCTGGTGAATACTGGCTAGGTGAGAGAACACTGTAGCATTCTGTAATCATAGGAACATACAGTACCAACATCCAAAAGCAGCCTTGATCACCTGTATGTAGTCAATGCCAGATACTtcttaaataaacatatcagcATATTCAACAGCATCTAGCACAGAACACTCTTTAATTcgaactaactaactaactaactaactaactaactaactaaatctGATGATATAATGAGAATAATGTAAGATGACAAAATTCTACAATAATACCAATATGTAGGATTATTGTTGTATGAATAGTCCTAGCTGTAATGATCACATTAATGATTTTCCCAGTTCAGGAAAATCACTAACTACATGCTGAATATCGGAGGCTACATCAATGGAGGAGCAGGTGAGCAACTCAGTACACTCCACATCTAATACTGAAATTATACACATCAatattcagacctcagacagaACTACAGACTTCAGCAGAGTGTGTGGAATTAACAGAAACACTGACTTTATCTTCTGAATTAAATTCTACCTTAATGTCACCTGGCAGGTTTGATTTGTCACTTTTGGCACTTTACACATCTTTGTCTTTAACACATTACCAAATGTTTGATTTGCTTCACACTGTCCTCCATTGTATCTTTTCCAGGTGATTCTTTGTTCTATGTGAATGGAAGAGGTTTTTCAACCTATGACAAAGATCCAACAGGAAACTGTGCAGAGACTTATTCTGGAGGCTTCTGGTACTACTGGGGGTACTGGTCACAATGCCATTACGCCAACCCCAATGGCCTGTACAAATATGGGAATGTGGGCACAGCATACACAGGGATCATGTGGCAGACCTGGAAAGGTAGCTACTACTCTGTGAAGACCATCATGATGAAGATCAGAAGGATGGGTCTGGAAGATCTTACAAACCTTTAGCTTTCCAAAACTACAAAGCCaaaagaatagaataaagtCTGATATCTCTGAATGGAACTGGTGACAGATCTCCAAGAAAATGGCAAGATTACTTAAGACTACTTATCCATTAATCCTAATCTTTAATATTTGGGTTTATCCTGTGGTACATATCAGTATAATGTCCTCCTTTCTCTGTTGTATTAGTTTCCTTTCTTAATGGAATAGGTAGAGGATTATGCATATTttagattaatttattttttttcttcttaacaatTTCTCACTTCCTTTGTACctctaataataaatgaaattcaaATATAATGTGAATTAAATAAAGATTGAGCTTATATTCCTCATTATTCACTTTATTTACACGAAACTGGAAAAAAGACTGCAGCTTAAAAATGTTATTGGAaatcttcatcattatcatggtgtacagataacacactgtatgacacacactgtactatatCCTCATCATGTGCTGACTGATTCTGTCAGTCTTTTACATTCATGATCATCTCACTTACAGGAAAAAATACTCTCATTTCCTCATACTTGAGGAGTTTGTTTTTGTAgatgtgtttttttcatttttgtaccATTCCCAAATTTTACTATTCAATTAATCAAATTTGTAATTAGAAAATTCAAAGAACAGTCAAGGTTCCTGTTTGTCTCCAACATCTCCAACAATACTTTCCCAAATAGCTGTAATATCTCTACTTCTGTGTATTACATGAAACAAAAAACTTTCAAATGGCACAGAACAGTGCGTTAAAGGTTATAAACAATAAGATGCAtgcaaaatatacacaaatgatcaaaa harbors:
- the LOC131346711 gene encoding microfibril-associated glycoprotein 4-like, whose translation is MPCTEVSGVIVEEEKKKKEEEEEKEVAFRKITNYMLNIGGYINGGAGDSLFYVNGRGFSTYDKDPTGNCAETYSGGFWYYWGYWSQCHYANPNGLYKYGNVGTAYTGIMWQTWKGSYYSVKTIMMKIRRMGLEDLTNL